The genomic region CCGTCGGCACTACGTGTATACCTACGGCGAGTCCGGCTTCGACCCGGAAGTGGCAGAGCCGGTGCTGGTGAAGGAATACAACCGCAATGGCGTGATGGTCTTCGAGAAGGATAAGTTCGACAAGCGCGACGCCGTGACTGACCGCCCCGGCAGCCGGAAATAAGCGTTGAATGGCGACAGGGCTGAATAGTTGAGCGGCCCGCCATTCGACCATTCAGCCTTGTCGCCGTTCAGTAAAACGCGTCCTCGAAGTGCTCGATGCGGAAGCCACCGGCTACAGGTGTCACGGCCAGGATGTCGAACCGAATGTCGCCGGGCCAGTCCAGGTCCAGCTGCAGCTGCTCGGCGGCGAGCCGGAACAGCTGCTTCTTGCGCTCCGAGACGAAGGTTTCGGGGTAACCGTACTGGCTGGAGGAGCGGGCCTTCACTTCTACAAACACCAGCAGCTGCCGGCCCTGCCGGGCAATTAGGTCGACTTCGGCGCGGCCATGCCGGTAGCCGCGGTGCAGCACCTCCAGGCCCTGGCGCACCAGATAATCTGCGGCGGCTTGCTCGCCAGCGTGGCCCAGTTCATGCGCGGCAGTTGCCATCAGGTGCGAGGAAAAGGAGTCGTTGGGTGCCGAACGGCAAATTGAGTTTGGTGTCGAATCTAGTAACTTTGCACGTTTTCCGGGAAAGGCCTTTGCGCCGCGCCGCCTATTTCAGCGCCTACCCCGGCCAGCGTGTGTGTTGTTCGTTGCCAAGTGCCCCATTGCCATGCTAGCAAATTCCCTTTCTGTAACGCCTCCTGCTGTGGCTCCGGCCCACGGTGCTGCGCCAGCCGCTGCCAGCCAGCTGATTCGGGTGGAACAATTGGGCCTGATCGGCTACGAAGCAGCCTGGGCGTATCAGGAGCAACTGCTGGCGCATACGCTGAGCGTCAAAACCCACAACCGGCAGGCTGTGGAGGCCGGCCACGCGCCGCAGGCCACAGCCAACTACCTGCTGCTATGCGAGCATCCGCCGGTGTATACGCTGGGCAAAAGCGGCAAGCCCGAGCACCTGCTGCTCGATGAAGCCGGCCTGGCTACCCACGGCGCCACCTTCCACCGCATCAACCGCGGCGGCGACATCACCTACCACGGCCCCGGCCAGCTGGTGGGCTACCCCATCCTCGACCTCGACAACTTCTTCACCGACATCCACCGCTACCTGCGGCTGCTGGAAGAAGCCATCATCCTGACGCTGGCCGACTACGGCCTGCGCGCCGGCCGCATTGCCGGCCTCACCGGTGTGTGGTTCGACTTCGAGGAAGGAGCCCCGAACCCGCGCAAAATCTGCGCGATGGGCGTGAAGTGCAGCCGCTGGGTAACCATGCACGGCTTCGCCCTCAACGTCAACACCGACCTGTCGTATTTCGGCCACATTGTGCCCTGCGGCATCACCGACAAAGCCGTGACCTCCATGGCGCAGGAGCTGGGCCGCGAGGTGCCGCTGGCTGAAGTGTCGGCGCGCCTGCTGCCGCACCTGTCGCGCCTGTTCGAAGCCGAATTACAGCTGGCCACCGGGCATCCGGTGCTGCCGGCGCCTGTATCTGACGTATCCGCATGAAAGAAGACATCAAATTCGACCCGGTAGAGGGCGTAACGGTAGCCGTAGTGCCCGAGGAAGCCGCGGCGACCGAAGAAGGCAAGCAGGGCTGGCTGGTCTACCTGATCAACCACAACGACTACGCCCTGCAGAACGTCATCGTTAACTCGCACGGCTACGGCACCCAGCCCGACGGCGAGGCGGTAAAAACGTCCACGCTGCGCCATGTATTTGCCGAGGTAGAGGCGCGCAGCGCCGTCCCGGTAGAGCCCATCGACCCGGCCCTGTTTCACCTCAACAACCAATACTGGGTGAGCTACTACCGCGACGCGCAGATTTTCGATAAGAAATTCATCTTCGTTCCCGATTCCATCGTACCCGCCAACCTGACGCCCATCACCCTGCTTGGTCAGGACGGTGTGCTGCATGTTTAGCTCCTAATTTGCAGTTCCCGGCCTGTGCCTCCGCTGCTTCCCTTCACGCTGCCTGCTTATGACCCCCCTCGGCATACAATTAAGCTTGTCCTTTCTTTGGGCGTTTCTGGTGGCGCTGTTCGCTGTGCCGTCCATTATTTATATCGCGCACCTCAAAAACATGCTCGATACGCCCAACGTGCGTACCGTGCACGAGTCGCTGACGCCGCGGCTGGGTGGGGTGGCGGTGTTTGCCGGCTTCATGTCGGCGCTCACCATCTTCGCCGATTTGGGCAACGGCATCCAGCAGCTGCTGGCCGGCTGTATCGTGCTGTTTTTCGTGGGCCTCAAAGACGATCTGGTATCGATTTCGGTGTCCAAGAAATTTGTAGGTCAGCTGCTGGCCACGGGTATCGTCATGATTATGGCCGATGTGCGCCTGACCAGCTTCCAGGGCATCCTCGGGATTCAGGAGCTGCCCGTAGGCATCAGCTACGCCGTCACCTTCCTGGCCATCGTGGGCATCACCAACGCCATCAACCTCATCGACGGCCTCGACGGCCTCGCCGGCACCATCGTCCTGACCATAGTCAGCACGCTCGGCTACTACTTTGTGCGCTACGGCGGCCCTAGCTTCAGCAACTACGTGTTCGTGTCGGTGTGTCTGATGGGCGGTATCATCGGGTTTCTGCGCTACAACTTCCACCGCGCCACCATCTTCATGGGCGACACCGGCTCGCTGGTGTGCGGCTTCATCGTATCGGTGCTCACCATTCAGTTCATCGAAATGGGCCTGAAGGTGGGCCAGCCATTCGGATCTTCGGCCCCGTCGGTAGCGGCCGGCATCCTGTTCGTGCCGCTCTTCGATACGCTGCGGGTGTTTATCGTGCGCATGATGGCTGGCCGCTCGCCGTTCTCACCCGATAAAAACCACGTCCACCATCGGATTCTGGCCATGGGCTTCCAGCAGATCAGTACCGTTGTGCTGCTGGCCTTGCTCAATCTGGTGGTGATTCTGTTCGTTATTAACTTCGCCTACCTCGGCAACACCATTCTTATCGGCTGTCTGGTCGGCTTTTCCATTGTGCTGAGCGTGTTTCTGGGCGTGTACCGTAGCCGCAGTGCCGAGCAACGGGTAGCTTCCTGAAGCATCCTACAGCCCCCGAAATGAGTTGCCGGCCCCGCAGCGTATGGTCATCAGCACAGCATCTGCTGCTGTGCCTGCTATGCCTGTTGGCCTTCTACAATGCGCCGGCCGCCGAGTACCGGCCGCTGCCACCCGCCCTGCGCAGTGGCCTCTCCCCCGACTGGCTCATCCATGACGAGGCTCGCAACCGGCTCGTGCTCTACCTGCCCGACTACCACGCCCCGGCGCACGCCTACTATCAGTGGCTGACGCTGCGGCCGCAACGGCCGTTTGTGGTGTCCTTCACGGCCCGCAAAGGACAGAGCCTGTTTCTGGACAACCGCCTGGTATTCACGGCGCCATCAGCGGCGGCCTATACCCTGGATCTGGCCCGGCTGCTCCCAGCAGGCTCGGTACCCGGGTCGCACCTGCTCTGCGTGTGGCATCCCCAGGTTGCTCCCAACTTAAGCTCCTTCGTAGACGTGCGCCCGGCTGCCCCAGCCGCACAGGCTGGCCCGGCCAAGGCCCCTGGGGCTTCCCTGCTGGCACAGCCACTGGCGCGCAGCCATCCTGGCGAAAACGTTTTCCTGCTCTTTCTGCTGCTGATCGGGCTGCTCTATGGCAGCATTAGGGCGGTATATCAGCCCGGGTTTGCGCGCATCTATCAGGTCAATAACGTCTGGAGCAAGTCTACGGCTGAGCAGGAGTTTCTGGTAAAGCCCACCGTAACCTGGCTCAATATCCTGCTGGTTATTGTCTTCTCGCTCTCTTTTGCGCTGCTGCTGGTTGCCATCCATACCAACGTGCAGAACATTGCCATGCTGCAGCGCCTGTTCAACGTGCCGGAGTCGGCCCTAGTGCCCCGCATATTGCTCTACACCGCCATGATAGCCGCTTTTGTGATGGGCAAATACCTCTTCCTAGAGCTGATGGGCTATATTTTCGATGTCGGGGAGCTGGTGGCCGTCCAGTACCGGGAATTCATCCGCACCCTGCTCTTTCTGGGTCTCTGTTTGCCGTTGGTAATGCTGCTGTATCTGGGCCTGAACCAGACCCTGCCAGCCGCGGTACTGTGGGTGTCCAACGGGGTGGTTTCCTTGCTGTTGGTCGGCACGGTGGTACGCGTAGCGCGCACGATTCATCGTAGAGCCTCACTGCTAAATCTACATTTGTTTTCGTACCTTTGCGCCACAGAAGTGATTCCACTGGTCATTCTGCTCAAGTTGATCGTTTTCACCTACTAAGTTCTTGGTGCTCACTGCCCAGGCTGTCATCATCTCCTTATTGCCCTAGACTTACCCTTTTCTTTACAATATGGCCGAGAGCAAAGACAAACCGGGTACGGGCCGTCATGCTAACCGAATCAGCAGCATTCTTGTCACCCAGCCTAAGCCCACCAACGACGTATCACCTTATTTCTCTATTGCCGAGAAGTATGGTATCAAGGTGGATTTTCGTGAATTTATTGACGTTCAGCCGGTTTCATACAAAGATTTTCGTAAGGAAAAGGTAAATATCCTGGAGCATACGGCTGTGATTTTCACCAGCCGCAATGCCGTCGACCACTTCTTCCGGATTTGTCAGGAAGCCAAGCTGGAGATGCCAGCCGAAATGAAATACTTCTGTATTTCCGAGCAGACCGCTAACTACCTGCAGAAGTATATCGTGTTGCGCAAACGGAAGCTATTCGTGGGCCAACGCACTGCGGTAGACCTGTTTGAAGTTATCAAGAAGCATAAGACAGAGAAATTCCTGTATCCGTGCTCGGATATCCGCAAGGACGACATTCCGGAATTCATGCGGGCCAACGGCTTCAAATTCACGGAGGCCGTTATCTACCGCACGGTCGCCAGCGACCTGTCGGATCTGTCGGATGTGAAATACGATTGTATTGCGTTTTTCAGCCCGTCCGGTATCAGTTCGCTGTTCATCAACTTTCCTAATTTTGAACAAAATGGCACGCGTATCGCTGCCTTTGGCCCTACAACTGCCAAAGCGGTAATAGATGCAGGCCTGGAACTCGATATCGAGGCGCCGCACCCCAACGCTCCTTCCATGACTGGGGCCATCGAAGCATACATCCGCCACCATCACAGCTCGGATGTAGGGAAAGAGAAAAACAAATCAGGCAAGCAAAATGCCTAACAGGAAATAAGAGAGGAAGCCGTTAATTCTGCTTCCTCTTTTGTTTTTTGCTCAGGATTTGTTGCACAGGGTTTTTTGCATACATTTGGAAATAGCTTACGTTACCTTGCCATCCTTGTAACGGTCCCAAAATCAAGTCTTTGTATGAAAGGAACACTACTCTCCTTATTATTTTTGACTGCTACTGCAGGTGCTGCCTTGGGACAGCAGCAACCCCAGTTCACGCACTACGGCTTCAATGGTATGTACCTGAATCCTGCTTATGCAGGCATCAAGGGACAGGGAGAAATTACATCAATTGGTCGCTACCAGTATCTGGGCTACAATGCTTCTTTCGATGATGGAGGTTCGCCCCAAACCGGGCTTTTCACCGCCTCCCTGCCAGTTCGGGCAATAGGCGGTGGTCTCGGTCTGAGCGTGAGCTACGACAAGTTTGCCGTGATGAAGATGGTGAATGCGCAGCTCTCGTATTCCAAGCACATAAAAGTAGGAGAGGGGCTGTTGGGCTTAGGCATCCAGGGACTATTCAATAACCTGAGCAGCGGCCGCCACCGGTTTATTGACCCCAACGACCCCAGCGTGCCGCTGGAAGGATCTGATAATAAGTTCGATGTGGGCGCCGGTCTTTGGTATGAATCGCCCACGCTGTATGCGGGCCTTAGCGCCAACAACCTGCTCCGCTCCAACTACAGATTCCGAAGTGAAGCTGGTGACAACACGGCCCAGTTCATTGCCGAAAACCACTCGTACCTGACGGCCGGCTACAATATCGAAGCTTCGTCTTCCGTTGTGGTAACACCTTCTGTGTTAGTCAAGATGGTGATGCCCGGCAAGTTCGGTGACAGCGGAAAATTTACCTTCAAAAATAATTCGTACGAAGCAAACGTACGGGCTACCTTCAACGACAAATTCTGGGGAGGTCTTGGTTACCGCTACCAGGAATCGTTCACTGGCATGGCTGGCTTGGCGCTGGCCAAGGATAACGCACTGCGAATAGGCTACGCGTTCGACTTTGTTGCATTTAATCAAGATGCTCGTGCACTAAGCTCGCACGAGATTATGCTGTCCTACCGTCTGCCTAAGCCTGGCATGCTTATCCGTCCGGCCATTCGTACGCCGCGGTATAGTTTCTAGTCTTTCTGACTGTAGTGGACCATTTCGGTGCCCTGGTTATGTGGAGAAAGGATTTCTAGGCAGTACGCACTAACTCATTGCCCTTCATCGTTTAACTGGCATTACCGTCAGTTCATAGACAAACGACCGGCATTGAGCGATAGGCTTGCGCACGAACGTAAGTTTCGCTAGATTTGCCAGCTCACAAAATTGTAATCTTCGGATATCGCCGGCTCAACAGTCATTTTCTTCCTAACATGAACAAGTTTCTCTTATTGCCTCTCGTTGCCATTTCGGCTCTGATTTTGGGAGGCTGTGGTTTTGGCAAGGGCCCGCAGGGTGACCTGGTCGGAGCAGAGGACCGTCCCGAGTTCAATCCTCAGGAAGTTCCTTTCGGCATGGTTCCCTGCCCCGGTGGTACGTTCCACATGGGCCAGACTGACCAGGATATATCAGCATCTATGGTGAATATGAACAAGCAGGTAACTATTGCCGGCTTCTACATGGATGAGACTGAAATCACGAACAACGAATACCGTCAATTCATGAACGCTATCCGGCAGGACTCGATTGACGTGTTGGGCGAGGAGTATGTGATGACCGAGCTGTATCCGGATACTACGGTATGGGTGCGCGACTTCACCTACCACATGGGCGACCCGCTGATGGAGTACTACTACACCCATCCGGCTTTCGACGACTACCCGGTAGTGGGTGTTGACTGGTTTGCCGCCAAGTATTTCTGCAACTGGCGCACCAAAAACAAAAACGCCGCCAACGAAGAAGCTGGTCTGGCCCCAACGCCAAACTTCCGCTTGCCTTCGGAGGCTGAGTGGGAATACGCTGCCCGCGGTGGCCGCGACCTGGCTACTTACCCTTGGGGTGGCCCATATCTGCGCAACTCCAAAGGCTGCATGCTGGCCAACTTCAAGCCCGGCCGTGGTGACTACGCTTCCGATGGTTACGCCTACACTTCGCCGGTCGGCTCATTCTTCCCGAACGACTTTGGCCTCTACGATATGTCGGGTAACGTGTCGGAGTGGTGTGATGATGCCTACATGGAAGCCTCAGTACCAGTGGTGTGGGACATGAACCCAACCAATCCGGATGATAATGAGCCGCGCAAAGTAGTACGTGGCGGTTCGTGGAAAGACATTGCCTACTTCCTCGAAACGGGCACTCGCAACTTCGAGTACCAGGATTCTTCGCGCTCCTTCATTGGTTTCCGCACTGCTATGATTCAGATCGGCATGGGCACCAACACCAGCCTCAACTAAGAACCGCTCCTGCTTTCTGCAGCAAATTCCCTTATTCATCCCCGAGTTTTTCGCGTTTTCACCCAACCATCACTTCTTTCCAACAATCAATTCTCATGGCAGCTAAAGGCGGTAGTTTTCTCTATGATGTGCTTATGCCCAAGATTTACGGCATCGGTGCCGCAGTCGTAATCATTGGAGCACTGTTTAAAATTCAGCACTGGAAAGGAGCTGACATTATGCTAATCGTTGGCCTCGGTACCGAAGCCGTTATCTTCTTTCTGAGCGCATTTCAGCCACAATCCAAGGAGCACGACTGGTCTTTGGTATATCCAGAGCTTTCGGAAGGCTACGACCCTTCGACCAACAGCAATCGTTTCGTAGAAGAGAACAACAGCAAAGGCCTCACGCGCAAGCTTGATGACATGCTGAAGGATGCCAACGTAACGCCCGAGGCTATTTCCTCCCTGGGCCAGGGCCTGAATCGCCTGAGCACCACCACTCAGCAACTCTCGACGCTTGGCGACGCTACCAGCGCCACCGACGAGTATACCGCTAAAGTACGTAGCGCTGCTACGTCGCTGGAGCGCATCAATGAAGCTTACTCCAACACGGCTCAGGCCATGGGCGCAATGGCTGATGCAACCAAAGATGCCAAGGAGTATCACGTACAGGTGCAGAACGTAACCAAGAACTTGGGCGCGTTGAACGCAGTGTACGAGATGGAATTGCAGGATGCCAACACGCACCTCAAGTCCATGAACCAGTTCTATGGCACGCTAAGCCAGGCCATGCAGAACATGACCGAAGCTGGCAAAGACACCGAGAAATTCAAAGACGAAGTGGCAGCTCTCACCGGCAACCTGAACTCGCTCAACCGGGTGTATGGCAACATGCTGAACGCCATGCGTGCCACCAGCTAAGGCTGGCGCTGCGCAAGGAAAATTTCGGTCCCACCCTTACATATAGATAGGCAGACACGATGGCGGGAGGTAAAGAAACTCCACGGCAGAAGATGATTGGCATGATGTACTTGGTACTGACTGCACTTCTGGCCCTTCAAGTAAACTCAGCAATTCTGCTCAAGTTCAAATTTTTGGATGACAGCCTTTTCGGTATCAACGAAAAGGTATCGAAGTCCAATGATGGCACAGTTAAAGGCATTGCAGCGCAGGTTGAAAAAAACCGCAATACTGCCGCCGACGTTGCCGTTCTGAAGCAGAGCGAAGAAATTCGGGAGCGCACCAAGCAGATGATTGATTATCTGCGCGGTGTACGCGACAAACTCGTAACGGCCACGGAGAACACCAAAGGCAAGAACGAGTACAAAAACATGAGCGCCGAAGACAAGGTGGCCATCACCATGCTCGGCGGCAAAAAAGACGGTGCCGCGTATGAAATGAAGAATAAACTCAACGAGTATTCTTCTTACATCAAATCGTTTGTACCGGGTGCCGAACCGCTGGCATTGGATGCCAAGGACGACAAGATGGTGACGGACCCAGAGCAGCGCTCCAAGAACTTCGCCGAACTGAACTTCGAAAACACGCCGCTGGTGGCGGCTTTGGCTACGTTGTCGCAGAAAGAAACCGAAGTACTGAAGTACGAATCGGATGCTTTGGCTGCGCAATCGGCCAAAGTGGGTGGCAACATCATCGTATTCGACAAAGTAGGCGCTTTCGCCTCGGCTGAGTCGAACACGGTAGCTGCTGGTACCAAGTACAAAGCAGAACTGTTCCTGACGGCTTCGGCCACGGGCCTGCGCCCTACCATGACGCTGAACGGTTCGCCGCTTTCGGTTGACGGCTCTACGGGCAAAGGCAAAGTGGAATTCACGGCCCGCCCAGGCTCATTTGATGCTGCCGGCAATGCCAAAGCACAGTGGACTGGTACCATTCGCTTCAAGCAGAATGGCCGCGACACTACCTTCAAAGTAACCGTGCCTTACACCGTTACCAAGCCTGTTATGCAGATTCAGTCGGCTTCGGTGCAGGCGTTGTATTTCCGGTGCGGCAACAAACTGAGCGTACAGGTTCCGGCTCTGGGCGCGCAGTATGCCCCTAGCTTCTCGGCTTCGGGAGCATCTACTATCGCTGGTTCGGCTAAAGGCGAAGTAACGCTAGTGCCGAATGCTAAAGAGGTAACCTTGAGCGTTAGCAGCGGTGGCAACCCTATCGGTTCACAGACCTTCCAGGTTCGTCCGATTCCTAAGCCAGAGATTCAGTGCTGGGTTGGTGGCCGTCCGGCCAACGAAAAGCAAGGCACGCCTATCACGGCGGTACGCAATATGAACCTCAAGGCGGTTCCTGATGCTGGCTTTGCTACGTTCCTGCCCGACGACGCTCGTTTCCGCGTGTCGCGCTACGAAGTGACGTTGGTACGTGGCAAGCGTCCGGCTATGCCGATGATTCCGGTTAGCGGTCCGAATGCCGATCTGAGCCGAGTGGTAGACCAGGCCCGCGAGGGTGACCGTCTGTACATCGAAGTAAAAGAAGTTCAGCGCATGAACTTCCAAGGCAACACGGAGCAGGTAAACGTGACGAAGCAGTTCAACGTGCCGTTGCTGTAAGCTGTAGTTGGTGAACTAAAAAGGGTTGATTCGCTTTCACGCATTATGAACAAGGTTCTCTCTTTCGCTGTCCTGGCTGCCGGCCTGACCCTTTCGGGGGCTGCCTCGGCTCAGGAACAAGCCACTACCGCGAGCAGCAATGGCTCGTACCGCCCGATTCCGAACTCGGATATCATGTTCCGCAAGACTATCTGGCGGGCCGTGGATCTGCGTGAGAAGCAGAACAAACCCATGTTCTCGGAAGGCAAGGAAATCAGCCGCGTTATCATTGAAGCTGTGAAGCGTGGTGAGTTGGTTGCCTACCGCAACGACTCGCTGACCACTACCTTCACCGGCAATGAGGTAACGTCCAATATGTCGTACGCCGAGTCGAATGCAGGTCTGAGCGACGAAGAGCGCGCAGCTGGCTTCTCCGAGGATACGGGTGATGATTGGGGTGCTGCTCCGAAAAAGAAAGGTGCCAAAGCTGCCGCGCCTAAGAAGCCTGCAGCGGCGCCAAGCTACGCCTACCGCTACAAGGAGTTGTATCAGATGGAACTGAAGGAGGATATGATCTTCGACAAGAAACGGTCGCGGATGTATCACGATATCAAAACCATCACGCTGTTGGTGCCTTCCACGCTGAGCTCTAATGCTTCGGGTATCGAAAAGCCCATTGGCACGTTCAAGTACAGCGACTTGGTGAAGGTGTTCCGCAACAATCCG from Hymenobacter canadensis harbors:
- a CDS encoding SUMF1/EgtB/PvdO family nonheme iron enzyme; amino-acid sequence: MNKFLLLPLVAISALILGGCGFGKGPQGDLVGAEDRPEFNPQEVPFGMVPCPGGTFHMGQTDQDISASMVNMNKQVTIAGFYMDETEITNNEYRQFMNAIRQDSIDVLGEEYVMTELYPDTTVWVRDFTYHMGDPLMEYYYTHPAFDDYPVVGVDWFAAKYFCNWRTKNKNAANEEAGLAPTPNFRLPSEAEWEYAARGGRDLATYPWGGPYLRNSKGCMLANFKPGRGDYASDGYAYTSPVGSFFPNDFGLYDMSGNVSEWCDDAYMEASVPVVWDMNPTNPDDNEPRKVVRGGSWKDIAYFLETGTRNFEYQDSSRSFIGFRTAMIQIGMGTNTSLN
- the gldM gene encoding gliding motility protein GldM, with amino-acid sequence MYLVLTALLALQVNSAILLKFKFLDDSLFGINEKVSKSNDGTVKGIAAQVEKNRNTAADVAVLKQSEEIRERTKQMIDYLRGVRDKLVTATENTKGKNEYKNMSAEDKVAITMLGGKKDGAAYEMKNKLNEYSSYIKSFVPGAEPLALDAKDDKMVTDPEQRSKNFAELNFENTPLVAALATLSQKETEVLKYESDALAAQSAKVGGNIIVFDKVGAFASAESNTVAAGTKYKAELFLTASATGLRPTMTLNGSPLSVDGSTGKGKVEFTARPGSFDAAGNAKAQWTGTIRFKQNGRDTTFKVTVPYTVTKPVMQIQSASVQALYFRCGNKLSVQVPALGAQYAPSFSASGASTIAGSAKGEVTLVPNAKEVTLSVSSGGNPIGSQTFQVRPIPKPEIQCWVGGRPANEKQGTPITAVRNMNLKAVPDAGFATFLPDDARFRVSRYEVTLVRGKRPAMPMIPVSGPNADLSRVVDQAREGDRLYIEVKEVQRMNFQGNTEQVNVTKQFNVPLL
- a CDS encoding MraY family glycosyltransferase, encoding MSFLWAFLVALFAVPSIIYIAHLKNMLDTPNVRTVHESLTPRLGGVAVFAGFMSALTIFADLGNGIQQLLAGCIVLFFVGLKDDLVSISVSKKFVGQLLATGIVMIMADVRLTSFQGILGIQELPVGISYAVTFLAIVGITNAINLIDGLDGLAGTIVLTIVSTLGYYFVRYGGPSFSNYVFVSVCLMGGIIGFLRYNFHRATIFMGDTGSLVCGFIVSVLTIQFIEMGLKVGQPFGSSAPSVAAGILFVPLFDTLRVFIVRMMAGRSPFSPDKNHVHHRILAMGFQQISTVVLLALLNLVVILFVINFAYLGNTILIGCLVGFSIVLSVFLGVYRSRSAEQRVAS
- a CDS encoding PorP/SprF family type IX secretion system membrane protein; amino-acid sequence: MKGTLLSLLFLTATAGAALGQQQPQFTHYGFNGMYLNPAYAGIKGQGEITSIGRYQYLGYNASFDDGGSPQTGLFTASLPVRAIGGGLGLSVSYDKFAVMKMVNAQLSYSKHIKVGEGLLGLGIQGLFNNLSSGRHRFIDPNDPSVPLEGSDNKFDVGAGLWYESPTLYAGLSANNLLRSNYRFRSEAGDNTAQFIAENHSYLTAGYNIEASSSVVVTPSVLVKMVMPGKFGDSGKFTFKNNSYEANVRATFNDKFWGGLGYRYQESFTGMAGLALAKDNALRIGYAFDFVAFNQDARALSSHEIMLSYRLPKPGMLIRPAIRTPRYSF
- a CDS encoding YraN family protein codes for the protein MATAAHELGHAGEQAAADYLVRQGLEVLHRGYRHGRAEVDLIARQGRQLLVFVEVKARSSSQYGYPETFVSERKKQLFRLAAEQLQLDLDWPGDIRFDILAVTPVAGGFRIEHFEDAFY
- a CDS encoding DUF4271 domain-containing protein, which encodes MAFYNAPAAEYRPLPPALRSGLSPDWLIHDEARNRLVLYLPDYHAPAHAYYQWLTLRPQRPFVVSFTARKGQSLFLDNRLVFTAPSAAAYTLDLARLLPAGSVPGSHLLCVWHPQVAPNLSSFVDVRPAAPAAQAGPAKAPGASLLAQPLARSHPGENVFLLFLLLIGLLYGSIRAVYQPGFARIYQVNNVWSKSTAEQEFLVKPTVTWLNILLVIVFSLSFALLLVAIHTNVQNIAMLQRLFNVPESALVPRILLYTAMIAAFVMGKYLFLELMGYIFDVGELVAVQYREFIRTLLFLGLCLPLVMLLYLGLNQTLPAAVLWVSNGVVSLLLVGTVVRVARTIHRRASLLNLHLFSYLCATEVIPLVILLKLIVFTY
- the lipB gene encoding lipoyl(octanoyl) transferase LipB, whose protein sequence is MLANSLSVTPPAVAPAHGAAPAAASQLIRVEQLGLIGYEAAWAYQEQLLAHTLSVKTHNRQAVEAGHAPQATANYLLLCEHPPVYTLGKSGKPEHLLLDEAGLATHGATFHRINRGGDITYHGPGQLVGYPILDLDNFFTDIHRYLRLLEEAIILTLADYGLRAGRIAGLTGVWFDFEEGAPNPRKICAMGVKCSRWVTMHGFALNVNTDLSYFGHIVPCGITDKAVTSMAQELGREVPLAEVSARLLPHLSRLFEAELQLATGHPVLPAPVSDVSA
- the gldN gene encoding gliding motility protein GldN, with product MNKVLSFAVLAAGLTLSGAASAQEQATTASSNGSYRPIPNSDIMFRKTIWRAVDLREKQNKPMFSEGKEISRVIIEAVKRGELVAYRNDSLTTTFTGNEVTSNMSYAESNAGLSDEERAAGFSEDTGDDWGAAPKKKGAKAAAPKKPAAAPSYAYRYKELYQMELKEDMIFDKKRSRMYHDIKTITLLVPSTLSSNASGIEKPIGTFKYSDLVKVFRNNPDKAIWFNSQNDAQHKNLADAFELWLFNSYIVKVSNPNDSRLDEIYGGQQQGILASQQAASDLIEYEYNLWSF
- the gldL gene encoding gliding motility protein GldL produces the protein MPKIYGIGAAVVIIGALFKIQHWKGADIMLIVGLGTEAVIFFLSAFQPQSKEHDWSLVYPELSEGYDPSTNSNRFVEENNSKGLTRKLDDMLKDANVTPEAISSLGQGLNRLSTTTQQLSTLGDATSATDEYTAKVRSAATSLERINEAYSNTAQAMGAMADATKDAKEYHVQVQNVTKNLGALNAVYEMELQDANTHLKSMNQFYGTLSQAMQNMTEAGKDTEKFKDEVAALTGNLNSLNRVYGNMLNAMRATS
- a CDS encoding uroporphyrinogen-III synthase; translation: MAESKDKPGTGRHANRISSILVTQPKPTNDVSPYFSIAEKYGIKVDFREFIDVQPVSYKDFRKEKVNILEHTAVIFTSRNAVDHFFRICQEAKLEMPAEMKYFCISEQTANYLQKYIVLRKRKLFVGQRTAVDLFEVIKKHKTEKFLYPCSDIRKDDIPEFMRANGFKFTEAVIYRTVASDLSDLSDVKYDCIAFFSPSGISSLFINFPNFEQNGTRIAAFGPTTAKAVIDAGLELDIEAPHPNAPSMTGAIEAYIRHHHSSDVGKEKNKSGKQNA